The genomic interval aaatcttttttaagatGAAATTCTCAGCATGGTTCTTCAGTTTAAAGAAATGTTACTATAATAATACAACTATAATTTTCAGATGCTTTATTTTCTGCTTAATGAATATATGTGCATATCATGTGACTGCATATAGATCATATGAATATATTATGGCTTAAAACTCAGAATTTGAATTTCATGGACCAtgctaaaattcaataaaatgacatttgaatGCAAGGAGGAAAGAGCAACATGTGGCTTGAATTTTCCTTAAAATACACAGGGGATAGTTAAGGGGGGAGAGTGCTTGGGACAGAGTATATCTGGAGTTTTGCCAAACTCATACCGTTTAAACAATGGTTTAAGACTGAATTCAAATCCCAAGCAGATCTCTTCAATCTCCCCCAAAGGGTATGAGGTAGCATTTCAGCTTTGAAAGATAAAGTTAATGAAAATCCTTGCAATGAGCAGAATAAGAATGTTGGACTTGAAACTGTTTGCCCTCTGGAATTCAAGGACTTTCCACCTCCACTTGGGTTCCCACTCTGCCTTTCCACCTACAAAGAGATTATCACTGGTTTTTGAGaccaaattttttaatttcccattttCAATACcaacctctccctgcccccacccccctatGCAGAATCACCGACACACAGTCTGATGAACACTGGTTCCACCCACCTAAAACTCTGCCACATTATCCAAGCCCTCAGCATGCTTCCAGAATATCCTTGTGCCCATTTCACAATCAGATACAGTGGAGAATAAAAACTATCCAATGGAGGAGCCAAATCTCACCACAACTTATAATGATCTCTATAATTTTGTGCATATCAGAAATGGCAGTTTTATTGGTAAATGGAATTTAAGCAGATTTAGTGGCTTTGGTGATCAGCGTTTCTTCTCCTAAGGCATTCTGTTTCCATACTTTTCTATACTCCAGGCAATGTCACCTTTGAGTTCCAGGAGAGGTGTTGACCAGCCTTCCAAACCCTGCAATGCAAAGATGCTTGGAATTCAGCAGAGCCATTTGCAGCTAACTGGCTCTGATTCCTATGGTTGCAACCAGGCCTCCTCCCTGGCTGGACTAATGCCAGTCTACTCAAGGAGATAATTGACCACAAGCCAGCTTGACTGACAGGTTTCCTAAGTGCCAGATGCCAACTGTGCTGATCCTGGCCTTAGCAGGAGGGCACATTCTCCTAGGGACCACAGCTAACATAGCTTTGCTCTCCCTCAGCCCTTAGCTCTTGTCTCAGCCTCCCAAGGAAATATAATCAAATAGATTATGCcgagttgtttttcttctttttttcttttaaggacaaCTACACTAAaacctttctccctcctccttgccTCTCTTCATCTTTCTCAGGGTTCTGTGCATTCAGTGAAGTGAGATACAGGCTAACTTAACTAGTTTTTCTgcgggttcttttttttttcatcttgggAACCAGCAGCTTAAATTCATGTTATCTCCATCAATACTCAGGATACGCAAAGTGATTTTAGTAAACTTGTGAACTAAGGTGATCAGAAATATGTATGTGCCTTACTTCCATCTCACTTAGATCCAGAACTTACTTTCCTTCTCTGCCAACGTGTAGCTAGAGAGAGCATACCTGTGAGATTATATGAGATCTCAACATACTCAGTTGAGAAGGTTGCCAAAATTCCACCATCAGTTTATTCTTATTAGCTTTAGCGGTTCTCTATGTAAGCAGAATATTACCAGGActatactttattattattattattggtttgaCCCCTatttaaacacttaaaataaGCACTGAATGTGGCTCAGTGTCTTTGAGTGCTATTTTTTAGCACATGGGTATGATGATATGATTCTGGTGGAGCAGTGAGCCAGGGCCTGGGGTCCTTCCAGCTCTGGTATCTCAGAAGTCTGACCAGACTAATCCTGCCAACTTCCAGCTTGGCAACAGGTAGTGGATGCTTGTGGGAATAAAGCCCCTCACAACACAGTTACAGTTAGATTGCAGATCCCATCTTCGTGAGGAGGAATCTGCAGGGCACTGTTTAGGGCTTTAATTGGGACCTCCCTTGGGATCAGAGCTTTGGCAGAAAGCTCCCCACCCCCGTGTTTATTTACATAAATCCTGAGTTCTCCAGTCTCAGTGCCTGTGCATTGCTTCTTTTGAGGACCAGGGTCTCCTCCTGGAATAAAACTTGAGTGGAATCATTTCTAAGTTCATGTTGCCTtctattctcttttctctctctccttacagcaaaagcaaagcaaaacaaaacagaataaccgtgttttcccacagaggtaGAAGGGGTGCCACGTGGGTggtatgtgtgtgggtgtgggactGGGTGCTAAGAGGGCTCTGGAAAACAGCCAGAGTCAATTAATTATTCATCCTCCTCTGAAGCGTGGCCCAAAGGCTCTTCTCTCCTCCGGAGGACTGTCTCTTAGAACAGCCCTCTGCCTGCACATCCCTTTCCCAGAAGTGGTTAGTGGCTAAAAAGTTTATTGGCCCTTTCGGGCAGGTGGAGAAGAAAGAGGATGTCCTTTTGAAGGGTCCTTGGAATCCAGGACCTTCTCCTATAAGCCGAGTGACTTGCTACTTCTAAAGTAGGGGTCCCTGCCTGGGGCTTCCAGGCACCAACTCACCCAAAGGGGTTCAAAGAAACCAGACTCCCAAGTGCCCCCAAGTCTATGACCGCCATATCAatgtctcctcttcttctttctttatttatttatttaattttagagaagactGGGTTGGGGGGAGAGACAGTGACATGGATAAACCCTCCAACTTCGCTTATCAgaacgatgttctaaccaatctAGCCGTCTGGGCCAAGGCTCCctgcccactcccacccccttttttctttGGTCTTTCAACAGCATCAAACTAGTGCAGAGAATACCTTGCAGTCTCAAACTGAAAGAATGGGATACCTAGAATGTCTGAAGCCTCAAGGAGGGACCTTGTAAACTGAGCCGTGCTTCCCAGGCGTGGCCAGAACTTAGTTGCATGCTGCAGGGGGAGCTGTAAATAAGGGACACGTGGAAACACCTATTTTTAAGAAGTAGCCACTCCAGGCGGCCCCAGTGTCATTACCGTGAGCAGGTCATCTTGTTGgccctttattttcttctgaggaAAGGTTAAAGGACCTTCCATGGGTCCTGGCTGGGCAGAGGGAGGCTGGTTCAAGATGGAGCCTTGGTCGCGGTGGAGGGCCGAGGCCAGGTCGTGGCTCCCCTGGCCCCAGCGGGGTCGCCCGCACCGGGCCGGGCCTCCTGGCAGCTCCCCGCGCAGCTTCGCAGTAGCTGCAGCCTGAAGAGTCCTTCTGGGGAGCCCGGGCTGCAGGGCCGCCGGGTCTCGCCGGTCTGGCTCTCGGTGGCCCAGGGCCTCCAGCCGCCGCCGTACGGAAGCCCAGCCGGCGCCTGCGCGCAACAGGTCCCCGGGCCCGGCGGCCGGCCCGGCTCCTCGCTCAAGTCGCCACGACGACAGTGGCCGCGTCCCGGCGCCGACCTCCCGGTCCCGGGCCCGCTCGCATATTTAAGGGGGCACCGAGTCCTTGAGAGCAGCCTGCCATCGAGGACCTTAGAAAAGGGGACAGGGTGttaggtggtggtgatggtgtccTGAAGTGACCCTCACCGtaggaacaacaacaaatatcactgttactttttttttttttttgctaattcagTTTCTATTACTGAGTGGAATAGAGCTTGGTTAGGAAACCGCACGGTAAATAAGAATGggtagaatagaatagaatagaatagaagatAAGCAAGCTGACTGGTACAAGGAGCACTGCAGGAGACGGTCCCGCCGGTAGCTGGCCCAGGAACTCAGCCTCTGAAGCTCTGACAGGAAGAAACGAAGGGAACGGGGAGGCTTTGCCAAGTCCTCTGACCGGGCAGTGGGGACCCAAACCGGAGCCTGGTCTCTCGAGGAGCAAAACACCTTCACATCGGCACCGGCATGTCCAGAGAGAAGCTTTAATAGAGGACACCGCGTACAACACTGGCAAACATGAACTTGTCACAAAGTCACAACCCGAACGCGGCGCGGACACAAACCAGAGATGACTTCCAGTCTGAGAACTGCCGCcaccgccctcccctccccccacttcgtTCCCAAAAAGTTTGTTGCAAGTAAAGTGCTATTCctggggctaaaaaaaaaaaaaaaaaaaaagaaaaagaaaagaggggaaggagcGACAGCGGCAAGCCAAGTTTCTTTTCCACTCACATTGACGGGAGCGCGCGAAGGTGACCGGGTCATCCTCGCGCATCGGTCCCGAGGGGCTGGGAGGCCACAGCCACCTGCCGCTCCTGGAAGCCTCAGAGCAGCACTGCCGGTGATGTGGCAGGTTTTTCTTGCATTTATGAGTTAGGGGACAAAATCCTGCGGTACAAGtaattattttccctttaaaCTCGCAGATGGCACAGGTCGTGAGAATTCACATTATTCTGGGACTCCTTAACGGTTTCATATGATTGATACACAAATTGCAGGTAGAAAGTCGCCTTTTGTTGTCTCTTTGGTTGTGTTTCCCGAACTTTACTTTTGgaatctggggctttgctctttAAGCCGCTGCCGTTCTCTTTTGTGCAAACTAATTGCTTTAGCTGTTCCCACTATCCGTCTCGACCCCCGGGTCAGAGCCAAGAAACGTGACTGTTTCCCAAGGTACTTCGTGGTGTTCCCACTGCCCCCTAAAGCGGCTTTATTCATAATACCGTTCCTTGTCTATTTCCCTGACCAGGGGGAAAAACGGTATCAAATGTTCCCTCTTTCTTCTTAAATAGAACGAGATATCCTTAGTGAAGAGCCGTTTCGTCTTGCACGTCCCACGAGAGGCGGCTGCTTCGGGATGAGACCCGCAGAGAGGAGCTTGGTGGCGGGGTTCGTTTCAGCACCACTCTCTGTTGCGTTTGTCCCCGCGTTTAGGTTCGACACCTTCTGGTCTAAGGAAGATGAGTCGAAATCCATTTCCAATTTGCCCGCTAATGAGGCTTCCCCAAACTCCTTCGTTCCCTGACCCTATAACTTAttgatttattatattaattacaaTAGAAACTCTTACCTGAAAATTGGCTTTCGCTCATCTGACTGGACAACAGAGCATACACATGACCCCAGCAGTGTTACATGTATTCAGACCACTGGGGAATCCACTCTCGGGTTTGTCTGTTTGAATAACCTTCCCAAAGAGGCGTGGGCTCGGCTCGGCCCGGTCCGGAACCCTCTCCCCTCCCGCGGCCGGGTGCCCTGGCGTCTCTCTCGGCATCTGTCTCCCCCTGCCCGGCGGGCGCCTAGGAGCGCACCAGCACCGAGTGCAGGGAGCCGCCTTTGCTCTGGGCCGCGCTCGCGGCGGCGGGTTCCAGCGAGGGGGCGCCGGGCGAGGCCGTGGCCGCGGGGCACCCGGCGGGCGGCGCGGGCGGCTGCTGGGCGGCCGCGGGGACGGCGAGCGCCGGCGGCAGCGCAGCCACAGGCGGCAGCGCCGGGGTCGGCTTGATGGGCACGGGCACCGCGGGCAGGCTCTGGCCGGCCGGGTGGCACAGGGCCTTGACCGGCACCCCGAAGGCGCCGTACTCCGGCCCGACCGGCACCCCCGCGGCGGCCGCGGCCGCGGCAGCCGCCGCCACCGAGTCCATGACCCCGACGTGCGGCCACACGGAGCCGACGACGTTGCCGAGCTGGCCCGGCACGGGGTAGCCCAGGTGGTGCATGACCGAGGCCAGCGGCAGCCCGCCGGCCTGCAGCACGCCCTTGTAGTCCCGGCCGATGATGTTCTCGATGGCGAACGGGTGCTTGAAGCCCGAcgtggaggcggcggcggcggcggcggccgcggaGCCCAGCCCGTAGGGCGGGAACTGGGACAGGCGCCCCCCGCGGcccccggccgccgccgccacgGCCGCCGCCACGGCCGCCGCCTCCTGCATCTTGCCGGGGTgggacggcggcggcggcggcagctgctgggacggcggcggcggcggcggctgcgccGGGAGGTGCGGCGGCGGCTGCGGGGTCGGAGGCGGCTGCTGGTGGAAGTAATGCACCATgtgcggcgggggcggcggcggcggcggcggggcgtGGTGCGGGGCGTGGTGcgcgtggtggtggtggtggtggtgcgggTGGTGCGGGTGCAGGTGCCCGCCGGGCCCCGCGCCCGGGACTCCCTTGGCGCCTCCCGCGTGCAGATGCGCGTGGTCCGTGCGCAGCACCTTGAAGCGCTTGCGGCGCCGCAGGAAGCTGCCGTTCTCAAACATGTCGCCGCAGTCGGGGTGCAGCGCCCAGAAGCTGCCCTTGCCGGGCTGGTCGGGCCGCCGCGGGATCTTGATGAAGCAGTCGTTGAAGGAGAGGTTGTGGCGCAGGCTGTTCTGCCAGCGCTGCGTGTGCTCGCGGTAGTAGGGGAAGCGCTCCATGATGAACTTGTAGATGTCGCTCAGCGGCAGCATCTTCTCGGCCGAGTGCTGGATGGCCATGGCGGTCAGCGAGATGTACGAGTAGGGCGGCTTCTGGTCGCTGTACGAGCTCTTCCCGGGCCGCGGCATCGCCCCTGGCGCCCGCGCCGCCCTCGGGCTCCGCAGCGCGCTCCCGGGCCGGGCTGCCTCCGCCGGCCCCGCCGCGCCCGCCCGGCCCCGCCGCCGCCCCTCTCTCCCCGGACGCCCTCGCCGTCGCTCTCCCGCCTTCTCTCCGCCGCCCGCAGTCTCCGCGCTCGGCCTCTCGGGCCGACTGAGCTCGACGCTCCCAACTTCTGGCTCCGACGGTCGCCGACCGGCGCGCGCAGTCGCGGGCGTGCAGCGCCAGCTTCG from Saccopteryx leptura isolate mSacLep1 chromosome 2, mSacLep1_pri_phased_curated, whole genome shotgun sequence carries:
- the FOXB2 gene encoding forkhead box protein B2; protein product: MPRPGKSSYSDQKPPYSYISLTAMAIQHSAEKMLPLSDIYKFIMERFPYYREHTQRWQNSLRHNLSFNDCFIKIPRRPDQPGKGSFWALHPDCGDMFENGSFLRRRKRFKVLRTDHAHLHAGGAKGVPGAGPGGHLHPHHPHHHHHHHAHHAPHHAPPPPPPPPPHMVHYFHQQPPPTPQPPPHLPAQPPPPPPSQQLPPPPPSHPGKMQEAAAVAAAVAAAAGGRGGRLSQFPPYGLGSAAAAAAAASTSGFKHPFAIENIIGRDYKGVLQAGGLPLASVMHHLGYPVPGQLGNVVGSVWPHVGVMDSVAAAAAAAAAAGVPVGPEYGAFGVPVKALCHPAGQSLPAVPVPIKPTPALPPVAALPPALAVPAAAQQPPAPPAGCPAATASPGAPSLEPAAASAAQSKGGSLHSVLVRS